A single genomic interval of Desulfovibrio sp. JC022 harbors:
- a CDS encoding AMIN domain-containing protein: MKIKFRPFTLLLLIILLVVGVNAVLFHMGFFDSFLAGKEQEAVSQNGEGPVVRREISKLVLPLESAKPETSELAEGLNEADISAANQSDTQGATPVVKDEELHEADQVSAAAKPEVKSKPAQAKSAAKKAAAKPSKTSASKGVLGNVSVACKPGKASIEVVLSASAGKISWFNLAKPRRLVVDLHGKWQNKAKSLYRLKDCPLRKIVLGEHPDKIRLVFYLDKKGVPAKIKPTVRKHDKGVSLGLGF; this comes from the coding sequence ATGAAAATTAAATTTCGTCCTTTTACTCTCCTGTTGCTTATAATCCTGCTGGTGGTAGGTGTTAATGCCGTGCTTTTCCATATGGGCTTTTTCGATTCCTTTCTGGCCGGAAAGGAGCAGGAAGCTGTAAGTCAGAATGGGGAAGGTCCGGTTGTGCGCCGTGAGATCAGCAAGCTGGTGCTTCCGCTTGAGTCTGCAAAACCAGAGACTTCTGAATTGGCAGAAGGATTGAACGAGGCGGATATCAGTGCTGCTAACCAGTCCGATACTCAGGGAGCTACTCCGGTGGTGAAGGATGAAGAGCTGCACGAAGCAGATCAGGTTTCTGCCGCAGCAAAGCCTGAAGTTAAATCCAAGCCTGCCCAGGCAAAGTCCGCAGCCAAGAAAGCAGCCGCAAAACCCTCCAAGACTTCTGCTTCCAAAGGTGTGCTGGGTAATGTGTCCGTTGCCTGCAAGCCCGGAAAAGCTTCCATTGAGGTTGTTCTTTCAGCATCTGCGGGGAAAATCAGCTGGTTCAATCTTGCAAAACCGCGCAGGCTTGTGGTTGATCTTCACGGGAAATGGCAGAACAAGGCTAAGTCCTTATATCGCCTGAAAGATTGTCCGTTGCGAAAAATAGTGCTCGGCGAACATCCTGATAAAATTCGTTTAGTTTTTTACCTTGATAAAAAGGGCGTACCCGCAAAGATTAAGCCGACCGTCCGTAAACACGACAAAGGAGTCTCCCTCGGTCTTGGTTTTTGA
- the pstB gene encoding phosphate ABC transporter ATP-binding protein PstB has product MGQAVKIASRNLDFYYGDFKALEDISMDFRENRVTALIGPSGCGKSTFLRCLNRMNDLISGTRVDGNLILDEENIYAQGLDVVTLRRRVGMVFQKPNPFPKSIFENVAYGLRVNGITDKEFVAHKVEESLKGAALWDEVKDRLHTSALGLSGGQQQRLCIARALAVEPEVLLMDEPASALDPIATQKIEDLIHELKKNFTIIIVTHSMQQAARVSDQTAFFYMGRLIETGKTETMFTKPKNKQTEDYITGRFG; this is encoded by the coding sequence ATGGGGCAAGCTGTTAAAATCGCTTCAAGGAATCTGGATTTTTATTATGGCGACTTCAAGGCTCTTGAAGATATTTCCATGGATTTTCGGGAAAACAGGGTTACTGCGCTTATCGGACCTTCCGGTTGCGGTAAAAGTACTTTTTTGCGCTGCCTGAACAGGATGAATGACCTTATTTCAGGAACCCGTGTTGACGGCAATCTCATTCTCGACGAAGAAAATATTTACGCGCAGGGACTTGATGTTGTTACTCTGAGAAGGCGTGTCGGTATGGTTTTTCAAAAGCCTAACCCCTTTCCCAAATCCATTTTTGAGAACGTAGCCTACGGTCTGCGCGTAAACGGCATTACAGACAAGGAATTTGTTGCCCATAAGGTTGAAGAGAGTCTTAAAGGCGCTGCCCTCTGGGATGAGGTAAAGGATCGTCTGCATACTTCCGCGCTCGGACTTTCCGGCGGTCAGCAGCAGAGGCTTTGCATTGCCCGCGCCCTTGCTGTTGAACCTGAAGTCTTACTGATGGATGAACCGGCATCCGCGCTTGACCCCATCGCCACCCAGAAGATCGAAGACCTGATTCATGAACTGAAAAAGAATTTCACCATTATCATCGTGACCCATTCCATGCAGCAGGCAGCACGTGTGTCCGATCAGACAGCCTTTTTTTACATGGGTCGCCTTATAGAAACCGGTAAGACCGAGACCATGTTCACCAAGCCCAAGAATAAACAGACCGAAGATTATATCACCGGTCGTTTCGGTTAA
- the phoU gene encoding phosphate signaling complex protein PhoU, giving the protein MEQRAHFIKKMDDLKVQVLRMSSMAETAMHNSVKALAQCNAELAEDVIMNDIKINELECDLDEHNLSLLALDQPMARDLRFIVGSMRITSNLERIGDQAVNLAQRAVFLSSRPPLPFNQQLDQMGDIAGKMVAKAVKSFADEDPVLAAEICGMDHEADSLNVRILKGLIENMVSETRIVERGVHLIMAASHLERIADQATNIAESVVFITQGVNIKHQCMG; this is encoded by the coding sequence ATGGAGCAGCGCGCTCATTTCATAAAAAAAATGGACGATCTGAAGGTTCAGGTCCTGAGAATGTCCAGTATGGCTGAAACCGCCATGCATAATTCTGTGAAAGCTCTGGCTCAGTGCAATGCAGAACTTGCTGAAGATGTGATTATGAACGATATCAAGATTAATGAACTTGAATGCGATCTTGATGAACATAACCTGAGTCTATTGGCTCTTGATCAGCCCATGGCAAGGGATCTGAGGTTTATCGTCGGTTCCATGCGTATCACCAGCAACCTTGAGCGAATAGGCGATCAGGCGGTCAACCTTGCTCAACGGGCCGTGTTTTTGAGTTCCCGTCCTCCGTTACCGTTTAATCAGCAGCTGGATCAGATGGGGGACATTGCCGGGAAAATGGTTGCCAAGGCGGTTAAATCTTTTGCAGACGAAGATCCCGTGCTGGCGGCTGAGATTTGCGGTATGGACCATGAGGCGGACAGTCTTAATGTACGGATTCTCAAAGGTCTTATCGAAAATATGGTCTCCGAAACCAGAATCGTGGAACGCGGGGTGCACCTGATCATGGCTGCAAGCCATCTGGAACGTATTGCGGATCAGGCCACTAATATTGCCGAATCAGTTGTTTTTATCACTCAGGGAGTGAATATCAAACATCAATGTATGGGATAG
- a CDS encoding 30S ribosomal protein S1 yields MENNENMNAEMEMDMDFEAALEDYLNADFGNLDEGSIVSGEVVKVDKDFVLIDVNFKSEGQIAVSEFLDADGEMTVAVGDKVDVFVANKNENEGTIHLSRDKAKRMQLFDKLEEVQEKEGVVEGRIIRRIKGGYTVDLGGVEAFLPGSHVDLRPVPDMDALVDQTYEFKILKINRRRSNVIVSRRVLLEEQRNEMRSQLLETLEEEQTVKGKVKNITEYGVFIDLGGLDGLLHITDMSWKRIKHPKEMVALGDELELKVLNFDKEGQKVSLGLKQLVPDPWEDISGKYPEGAKYTGKVTNLADYGAFVELEAGVEGLVHISEMSWTRKLRHPSQMVRVGDEVDVVVLGVDPDKKRISLGMKQVKPNPWDVVAEKFPEGTILEGQIKNITEFGVFIGIEDGIDGLIHVSDISWTRKVRHPSEVYSVGDSVQAKVLTVDKENEKFTLGVKQLSEDPWSQVPNKYPVGCTLDGLVTNITDFGLFVEVEEGIEGLVHVSEISHKKIKNPSEMFKEGVTIQAKVIHVSADERRLGLSIKQLKEDTEKRQPKEFRSGPADSGNTLGELLKQKLADASEAKAAAETEDEES; encoded by the coding sequence ATGGAAAACAATGAAAACATGAACGCCGAAATGGAAATGGATATGGACTTCGAGGCAGCCCTTGAAGATTATCTTAATGCCGATTTCGGAAATCTGGACGAAGGAAGCATCGTTTCCGGTGAAGTAGTTAAAGTAGACAAGGACTTCGTTCTTATCGACGTTAACTTCAAATCTGAAGGCCAGATTGCAGTTTCTGAATTTTTGGATGCTGACGGTGAAATGACTGTTGCAGTCGGTGACAAAGTAGACGTATTTGTTGCAAACAAAAACGAAAACGAAGGCACCATTCACCTTTCTCGCGACAAAGCCAAGCGCATGCAGCTCTTCGACAAGCTCGAAGAAGTGCAGGAAAAAGAAGGCGTTGTCGAAGGCAGAATCATCCGCCGTATCAAAGGTGGTTACACCGTTGATCTCGGTGGCGTGGAAGCATTCCTGCCCGGTTCTCACGTTGATCTTCGTCCCGTTCCTGATATGGACGCTCTCGTTGATCAGACTTACGAATTCAAGATTCTTAAAATTAACCGTCGCCGCAGCAACGTTATCGTTTCCCGCCGTGTTCTTCTTGAAGAACAGCGCAACGAAATGCGTTCCCAGCTGCTCGAAACTCTTGAAGAAGAGCAGACTGTTAAAGGTAAGGTCAAGAACATCACCGAATACGGTGTATTCATCGACCTCGGCGGTCTCGACGGTCTTCTGCATATCACAGACATGTCCTGGAAGCGCATCAAGCATCCTAAGGAAATGGTCGCACTCGGTGATGAGCTCGAACTGAAAGTTCTGAACTTCGATAAAGAAGGCCAGAAAGTTTCTCTCGGCCTCAAGCAGCTCGTTCCCGATCCGTGGGAAGACATCTCCGGCAAATACCCCGAAGGTGCCAAGTACACCGGTAAGGTTACCAACCTCGCCGACTACGGTGCATTCGTTGAGCTGGAAGCAGGCGTTGAAGGTCTGGTTCACATTTCTGAAATGTCCTGGACCCGCAAGCTGCGTCACCCCTCCCAGATGGTTCGCGTTGGCGATGAAGTCGACGTAGTTGTTCTGGGTGTTGATCCCGACAAAAAGCGCATCTCCCTCGGTATGAAACAGGTTAAGCCTAACCCCTGGGATGTTGTTGCTGAGAAATTCCCCGAAGGTACTATCCTTGAAGGCCAGATCAAGAACATCACTGAATTCGGTGTGTTCATCGGCATCGAAGACGGCATTGACGGCCTGATTCACGTTTCCGATATCTCCTGGACCCGCAAGGTTCGTCATCCTTCAGAAGTATACAGCGTGGGCGATTCCGTTCAGGCTAAAGTACTTACTGTTGATAAAGAAAACGAGAAATTCACCCTCGGTGTTAAACAGCTTTCCGAAGACCCCTGGTCTCAGGTACCCAACAAGTACCCCGTTGGCTGCACCCTTGATGGTCTCGTTACCAACATCACCGACTTCGGCCTCTTCGTAGAAGTTGAAGAAGGTATTGAAGGTCTGGTTCACGTTTCTGAAATCTCTCACAAGAAGATCAAGAATCCTTCTGAGATGTTTAAAGAAGGCGTTACCATCCAGGCTAAAGTCATCCACGTATCTGCTGATGAGCGTCGCCTCGGCCTCTCCATCAAGCAGCTCAAGGAAGACACTGAAAAACGTCAGCCTAAAGAATTCCGTTCCGGTCCTGCCGACAGCGGTAACACTCTGGGCGAACTGCTGAAGCAGAAACTTGCTGATGCAAGTGAAGCTAAAGCAGCTGCAGAGACTGAGGATGAAGAATCCTAA
- the sppA gene encoding signal peptide peptidase SppA, with protein MKNPKKGFSVRHPILFGFSLLIMAVALLWGAAAFFHGKVDFFSAGKIGVVNVQGTIINSLPTVKFLRDLRRDDSVKGVLLRVNSPGGTIAPSQELYHAVKRFAEVKPIVASFGTVAASGGYYAAAPATKIMASSGSITGSIGVKAEYANFHQLMEKVGVNPIIITSGKMKAAGSPYSELTPEQREYLTNLIMDMHNQFISDVASARKLDREQLDKIADGRAITGREAKELGLVDRIGGFEDSVTVLKALCNIEGEVKVIEGPEEEKPLIREILGYLGLAPTGSATGDGLIFSY; from the coding sequence ATGAAGAATCCTAAGAAAGGTTTCTCTGTAAGACATCCGATTCTGTTCGGTTTCAGTCTGCTTATTATGGCTGTGGCTCTCCTATGGGGAGCCGCAGCCTTTTTTCATGGAAAAGTGGACTTTTTCAGCGCCGGGAAGATCGGGGTGGTCAATGTACAGGGAACCATCATCAACTCACTGCCTACGGTAAAGTTTCTGCGTGATCTGCGTCGGGATGATTCTGTAAAAGGCGTTCTTTTGCGGGTTAATTCTCCGGGCGGAACCATTGCCCCTTCACAGGAGCTTTATCACGCGGTGAAGCGTTTCGCCGAGGTCAAGCCTATTGTGGCTTCGTTCGGTACTGTTGCGGCTTCCGGCGGGTATTACGCTGCGGCCCCGGCCACCAAGATCATGGCCAGTTCCGGTTCCATTACCGGCTCCATCGGGGTTAAGGCGGAGTATGCAAATTTCCACCAGCTCATGGAGAAGGTGGGGGTCAATCCAATCATTATTACCAGTGGCAAGATGAAGGCCGCCGGTTCTCCGTATTCCGAACTCACTCCGGAACAGCGCGAATACCTGACCAATCTGATTATGGATATGCACAATCAGTTTATTTCTGATGTTGCTTCTGCACGTAAGCTGGACCGCGAACAGTTGGATAAAATAGCCGACGGGCGTGCCATTACCGGGCGTGAAGCCAAAGAACTTGGACTGGTAGACCGTATCGGCGGATTTGAGGATTCAGTCACTGTTCTCAAAGCTCTTTGCAACATTGAGGGCGAAGTGAAGGTCATCGAAGGGCCTGAAGAAGAAAAACCGCTGATCAGGGAAATCCTAGGATATCTGGGGCTTGCCCCCACCGGTTCCGCCACCGGGGATGGATTGATCTTTTCGTACTGA
- a CDS encoding MBL fold metallo-hydrolase → MKCTFIGVGSAFDAAQTNVSMLVEANDHRILLDCGFNAAHGCMRLIPDPSLIDAVWISHFHGDHFFGLPFLLGSFFTAGRAKVFHVCGPRGVEDKVIQAVDLAYPSLRAKLDFDIVFHEFGSDDVRTVAGFCLHVCTIEHSGSALALRLESAGKSVFYSGDGQLTEGCRNIAKKADLGILESYGLDDTVKRHSSVAKCIDFAVSTGMVKVALVHLEPFVRTCRINQVVELLAQADGCEVFLPHEGQLVEL, encoded by the coding sequence ATGAAATGTACTTTTATCGGCGTCGGTTCAGCATTTGACGCCGCACAGACCAATGTTTCCATGCTGGTGGAAGCCAATGATCATCGTATTTTGCTGGATTGCGGTTTTAACGCCGCCCATGGCTGCATGCGGTTGATCCCGGACCCTTCCCTCATTGATGCGGTCTGGATTTCTCATTTTCACGGTGATCATTTTTTTGGGCTGCCGTTTCTCTTGGGTTCATTTTTTACAGCAGGGCGTGCAAAGGTGTTTCATGTCTGCGGACCACGGGGAGTTGAGGATAAGGTCATTCAGGCTGTAGACCTCGCTTATCCTTCTCTGCGGGCAAAGTTGGATTTTGATATTGTTTTCCATGAATTTGGATCTGATGATGTGAGGACTGTGGCGGGATTCTGTCTGCATGTCTGCACCATTGAGCATTCCGGGTCTGCTTTGGCTTTGCGGCTTGAATCTGCCGGGAAGTCTGTTTTTTATAGCGGCGACGGGCAGCTTACTGAAGGTTGCCGAAACATTGCCAAGAAGGCCGATCTGGGAATACTTGAATCGTACGGGCTGGACGATACTGTTAAAAGGCACTCCAGTGTAGCGAAATGTATTGATTTTGCTGTTTCCACAGGAATGGTGAAAGTTGCTCTTGTGCATTTGGAGCCTTTTGTGAGAACCTGCCGCATTAATCAGGTCGTTGAACTGTTGGCTCAGGCTGACGGGTGTGAAGTTTTTCTGCCCCATGAAGGGCAACTTGTCGAATTGTAA
- a CDS encoding tetratricopeptide repeat protein: MATKYDQIVREFYEEQAGYTVLLSDEPSFYKLLRGTLHKILAIRRDCLAYFQEQAPCLSEIKDKVGANQPVLVFVERLVRGKPTAEFILNIRKLFPELKVVVLTDEISQEELIFLHELGVNNIITKPVSVDSLVQKLAFTIKPQGRLAQLVEAGKKFLRKGDLDKVLLVSAKILEIKPDSPAGLMLQGDAQSCMGQRDEALKSYLQAHEQSKVFMEPIKKLADFYKDNDNDQYLHYLKKLDSISPLNTERKCEIGRVHLEREELDDAEVFFDQAVRCAVKEAHSYLSQVMSGIAESLFDVAPEKAEKYYSKLLSVKSSSLSADDLETYNRLGIALRKQGKWMQAVENYQAALRVAPNEPGLFYNIGLAYSDGKEYAKCATFFKRAVRSDGMIHKSAVSVARNISGIFIKVGMNDEARVVIEEALTEFPDDAKLKGLLKKSGA; this comes from the coding sequence GTGGCAACTAAATATGATCAGATAGTGCGTGAGTTTTATGAGGAACAGGCCGGATATACTGTTCTTTTGAGTGACGAGCCTTCGTTTTACAAGTTGCTGCGCGGCACACTGCATAAAATTCTGGCCATCCGCCGGGATTGTCTGGCCTATTTTCAGGAGCAGGCTCCTTGTCTGTCCGAGATCAAGGATAAGGTCGGTGCCAACCAGCCTGTACTTGTTTTTGTGGAAAGGCTGGTCCGGGGCAAGCCTACAGCTGAGTTTATCCTTAATATCCGTAAATTATTTCCAGAGCTTAAGGTGGTGGTCCTCACTGATGAAATCAGTCAGGAGGAACTTATTTTTCTGCATGAGCTTGGGGTGAATAATATCATTACCAAGCCTGTTTCCGTGGATAGTCTGGTTCAGAAACTGGCTTTTACCATCAAGCCGCAGGGCAGGCTGGCCCAGCTTGTGGAAGCCGGTAAGAAGTTTTTGCGCAAAGGTGACCTTGATAAGGTGCTGCTGGTCAGTGCAAAAATTCTTGAGATTAAACCGGACAGTCCGGCTGGACTTATGTTGCAGGGCGACGCCCAGTCCTGCATGGGGCAGCGAGACGAGGCCTTGAAATCTTATTTGCAAGCTCATGAGCAGTCCAAGGTGTTTATGGAGCCGATCAAGAAACTGGCCGATTTTTACAAGGATAATGATAATGACCAGTACCTGCACTATTTGAAAAAGCTTGATTCAATCAGTCCGTTGAATACCGAGCGCAAATGCGAGATCGGGCGGGTTCATCTTGAGCGTGAAGAGCTTGATGATGCGGAGGTCTTTTTTGATCAGGCTGTTCGCTGTGCAGTAAAGGAAGCGCATAGTTATCTTTCTCAGGTTATGAGCGGTATTGCGGAGTCTCTTTTTGATGTGGCTCCGGAAAAGGCTGAAAAGTATTATTCAAAACTGCTGTCGGTTAAATCTTCCAGCTTGAGTGCGGATGATCTGGAAACTTACAACCGTCTGGGCATAGCTTTACGCAAACAGGGCAAGTGGATGCAGGCGGTGGAGAATTATCAGGCCGCGCTCAGGGTTGCGCCCAATGAACCGGGCCTCTTTTATAATATAGGTCTGGCCTACAGTGATGGTAAGGAATACGCCAAGTGCGCTACCTTTTTTAAACGGGCGGTCCGTTCGGACGGGATGATTCATAAGTCCGCTGTGTCCGTGGCCCGCAATATCAGCGGGATTTTCATAAAGGTAGGCATGAATGATGAAGCCCGTGTTGTTATTGAGGAAGCTCTTACTGAATTTCCTGATGACGCCAAGCTCAAGGGTCTGCTCAAAAAGAGCGGAGCGTAG
- a CDS encoding FecR domain-containing protein, with amino-acid sequence MPVEQSSPQEIGVVTGISGEAYAQTASGTRVLESGSPIYQGEELITGDNSNVEVRFVDDTLISQGGNSRIALDDYVYDPDGGDSSFLGEIAEGTFRTVTGKIAEQNPDRFKLGSPLATIGIRGTIILSEVTDDGEKHGVEEIHAGKAMLLQSKATGAMRQLLSGQMVDVSRSGLLSPVRSLAPQERDQFRKIAPENIRQEQDIRDQRDDDDQQDDDQNDEQNDEQQGEEGQQGEQQGELPGDVDPGGGTPGEEQGADGGALHPAKGVIDPGDDALIGQQRFDPDKIGQPPKPNEKPEVGEKDQQEKPKEGQEPEEPKNSEDEEQTGGEDGEKPKPVVEPVVEEADDDTGEKEDENDDESGDSGGSSSNPHDIHGSGFVEGTQDADTITGSSSADTVKGYGGNDTLYGESGNDTLFGGDGNDSMYGGTGADTLTGGKGSNYLDGGSSTDDIDFASYADSDHGVTVNLAGSSESTVTTDDFEDTLVNIEGIIGSSHQDNLKGDTNTNFFNPGMNEEWVKDSVGTYDVVNGGDGSEADWIQFDTLSSEYHLYGNMGSVISIKNSSNQYKGQVELINIENLIGSSGNDNIVGTTGTNVLKGGDGNDSFDGNCGNDTIYGDDGNDTIKGGENDDTIYGGTGNDSISGDLGNDSIEGGDGVDMISGGEGVDSIDGGDGIDSLTYEYITVGSDYGMDISLSASGTGTAKQVGASVTEDTFTNIEKILGTGTHDTFNGSEAADTFDGNEGDDIINGNGGNDWLNGDSGNDTIYGGAGDDFIKGGAGNNKLYGGTVGGASGDDTLSYEDHSSISVSMSDGEISHTISGTSYTDTIQHFATFIGSKGADTFIGNTDGDTFIGGKGDDYFLGKDGNNFFDGGAGTDKISFADAAGTVTVNINSSGGTASHDGYTDTFTNVESFVGSAHDDTFNGSSGNETFTGGMGDDTIYAGTGNDTLQGDAGTNLLDGQGGTMDYVSFADASSGINVTLNGTNEVTVSTGIGTDVIKNIEGIIGSGHQDNLEGDDNDNFFAPELNAEYISGNSATYESVTGGNGSDWIQFDTFDSSYHVVADLSSNLIYIKSGSTTVNKVVLDSIENIIGSAGNDIITASSVSASTIHGGNGTDTITLQDGKANTLVYTSLNEGGDTINNFENDDPTAANNDKFYFSGSDFDSAAKSRFTVIDNFDGHTGLSDNQSYFVYDSVNDKLYYDADGNDSNSATMIADIASGNDVTADDINFA; translated from the coding sequence AACCCGGACCGTTTCAAGCTCGGTTCGCCGCTGGCAACCATCGGTATCCGCGGGACCATCATCCTCAGCGAAGTCACCGATGACGGTGAAAAGCACGGTGTTGAAGAGATTCACGCCGGTAAAGCCATGCTCCTGCAAAGTAAAGCAACGGGAGCAATGCGCCAGCTCTTATCCGGACAGATGGTCGACGTCAGCAGGTCCGGCCTGCTCAGTCCGGTCCGTAGCCTCGCCCCGCAGGAACGTGATCAATTCCGTAAAATTGCCCCTGAAAACATCAGGCAGGAACAGGACATTCGTGACCAGCGCGATGATGACGACCAGCAGGATGATGATCAGAACGACGAACAGAATGACGAGCAACAAGGTGAAGAAGGACAGCAGGGAGAGCAGCAAGGCGAACTCCCCGGCGATGTTGATCCGGGCGGGGGAACCCCCGGCGAAGAGCAAGGAGCTGATGGCGGAGCACTGCACCCGGCAAAAGGTGTGATTGATCCGGGAGATGACGCTCTGATTGGACAACAGAGATTTGACCCCGATAAAATCGGCCAACCACCCAAACCCAATGAAAAGCCGGAAGTAGGTGAGAAAGACCAGCAGGAAAAACCAAAAGAAGGTCAAGAGCCGGAAGAGCCAAAGAACTCTGAAGACGAAGAACAAACAGGTGGCGAAGACGGGGAAAAACCAAAACCTGTAGTAGAGCCTGTTGTTGAAGAAGCAGATGATGACACAGGTGAAAAAGAAGACGAGAACGACGATGAATCTGGAGATTCCGGTGGTTCAAGTTCTAACCCGCACGACATCCACGGCAGCGGTTTTGTAGAAGGAACACAGGACGCAGACACCATCACCGGATCCAGTTCCGCCGATACCGTTAAAGGATACGGCGGAAACGACACCCTCTACGGCGAATCCGGGAACGACACCCTTTTCGGTGGAGACGGCAACGACTCCATGTACGGCGGCACGGGCGCAGACACGCTTACAGGCGGCAAAGGGAGTAACTACCTTGACGGCGGCAGCTCTACAGACGACATAGATTTCGCATCCTACGCTGATTCTGACCACGGTGTGACGGTGAACCTTGCGGGAAGCAGCGAAAGTACCGTTACGACCGATGACTTTGAAGATACTCTTGTGAACATCGAAGGAATCATCGGAAGCTCTCATCAAGACAACCTTAAAGGTGACACCAACACAAACTTTTTTAATCCCGGAATGAATGAAGAGTGGGTAAAAGACTCTGTTGGAACATACGATGTTGTTAACGGCGGTGATGGCAGTGAAGCGGACTGGATACAATTCGACACCCTGTCCAGCGAATATCATCTCTATGGAAACATGGGCAGCGTAATTAGCATCAAAAACTCATCCAACCAATATAAAGGACAAGTAGAACTGATTAACATAGAAAATTTAATCGGTTCTTCCGGCAATGACAACATCGTAGGCACTACCGGGACCAATGTACTCAAAGGCGGCGACGGCAATGATTCCTTTGATGGTAACTGCGGCAATGATACTATTTACGGTGACGACGGCAACGACACCATCAAAGGCGGCGAAAACGACGACACCATTTACGGTGGAACCGGTAATGATTCCATTTCCGGTGATCTCGGTAATGACAGCATTGAAGGCGGGGACGGCGTAGATATGATCTCCGGCGGCGAAGGAGTAGACTCCATCGACGGCGGAGATGGAATCGACTCCCTGACTTATGAATACATTACTGTCGGAAGCGATTACGGCATGGATATCAGTCTCTCTGCTTCCGGAACAGGCACAGCCAAGCAGGTCGGTGCATCAGTAACTGAAGACACCTTCACAAACATCGAAAAAATCCTCGGTACCGGAACCCACGACACCTTCAACGGGAGTGAGGCCGCTGACACCTTTGACGGCAATGAAGGCGACGACATAATCAACGGTAACGGTGGAAATGACTGGCTTAACGGCGACTCTGGCAATGACACGATTTACGGTGGAGCAGGAGATGACTTCATCAAGGGTGGTGCCGGTAACAACAAACTTTACGGCGGCACTGTAGGCGGAGCGTCAGGCGACGACACCCTTTCTTATGAAGACCACAGCAGCATCAGTGTAAGTATGTCAGATGGAGAAATATCCCACACCATATCCGGCACATCATACACTGATACAATCCAGCACTTTGCCACCTTTATCGGCTCCAAGGGAGCAGACACATTTATCGGGAACACTGACGGAGACACTTTTATCGGCGGTAAAGGTGACGACTATTTCCTTGGTAAAGACGGAAACAATTTTTTTGACGGCGGGGCCGGAACTGACAAAATATCTTTTGCCGACGCAGCTGGAACGGTCACAGTAAATATCAATAGCTCCGGCGGAACCGCCAGCCACGATGGCTATACCGACACATTCACCAACGTAGAATCTTTTGTAGGTTCAGCACACGATGACACATTCAATGGCAGCTCCGGCAACGAAACATTTACCGGTGGCATGGGTGATGACACAATCTACGCCGGGACAGGAAATGACACCCTGCAAGGGGATGCTGGAACCAATCTTCTTGACGGGCAGGGCGGTACAATGGACTACGTATCCTTTGCCGATGCCTCATCAGGCATAAACGTCACCTTAAACGGAACCAACGAAGTTACTGTCAGCACTGGTATCGGTACTGATGTGATCAAAAATATCGAAGGTATCATCGGCTCTGGACATCAGGACAATCTTGAAGGAGATGACAATGACAACTTCTTCGCTCCGGAACTCAACGCAGAATATATCTCCGGGAATTCAGCCACATACGAATCAGTAACTGGAGGGAATGGTTCGGACTGGATCCAGTTCGACACTTTTGACAGCAGTTACCATGTGGTAGCAGACTTAAGCAGTAATCTGATTTATATCAAATCCGGCTCCACTACGGTGAACAAAGTTGTTCTGGACAGCATTGAGAACATAATCGGCTCAGCTGGTAATGACATCATCACTGCCAGTTCTGTAAGCGCATCGACAATTCACGGTGGCAATGGAACTGATACAATTACTCTTCAAGACGGCAAGGCCAACACGCTTGTCTATACCTCTCTCAATGAGGGGGGCGATACCATCAACAACTTTGAAAACGATGATCCCACTGCAGCCAACAACGATAAATTTTACTTCAGCGGCTCGGATTTTGATTCGGCCGCAAAATCAAGATTTACAGTTATCGACAATTTCGACGGACATACAGGTCTTTCAGACAATCAGTCTTACTTTGTTTATGACAGCGTAAACGACAAACTGTATTATGATGCTGATGGTAATGATTCAAACTCTGCTACCATGATTGCAGACATAGCCAGCGGCAACGATGTCACAGCCGACGACATCAACTTCGCTTAG